The DNA window CTGCTCGGCCGGGACGACGGCGTTGAGCAGCCCCATCTCGAGGGCCTGCTCGGAGGTGAACGGCTCGGCGAGCATGAGCAGAGCCGTCGCGCGGCCGGACCCGACGAGCCGGGGGAGCGTCCACGACAGCCCGGAGTCGGCCGTGAGCGCGACCCCGGTGAAGGCGGTGGTGTAGCGCGAGCCGGTCGCGCCGATGCGGAAGTCGCAGGCGGCGGCGAGCCCGAGGCCCGCGCCGGCTGCGGTGCCGTTGATCGCGGCGACGACCGGCTTGGGCATGGAGGCGAGCAGGGTCACGACGGGGTTGTAGTGCTCGGCGACCGTCGACAGAGGCGCCGGGTCACCGGACTGCAGCAGGCCGACGTGCTCCTTGAGGTCCTGCCCGACGCAGAAGGCCCGCCCGGTGCCGGTGAGCACCACGGCTCGCACCCGCTCGTCGGTGGCGACCGACTGCAGCGCCTCGCGCAGCGCGACCTTGAGCTCCACCGTCAGGGCGTTCATTCCCTCGGGCCGGTTGAGGGTCACCGTCGCGACGGCGCCGTCGAGCTCGAGCTGCAGGGTGTCGGACACGCTCACTCCTCCGGGTCGAGGCACGCGTCGAGGAAGGTCCGCGCGGCCGGGAGCAGTCTTGCCGACTGCTCGTCGAACCATGCAGCCGCCTTCGCCCCGGGCCAGTCCGCGGGCAGCAGCGCCGCCGGCAGGCCGGGGTCGACGAAGAGGAACTTGCGCCAGGCGTGGACCAGCCGGCTGCGCGCCGCGAAGGCCTCCTCCGGGTGCGCGACGAGCGACTCCGGGTCGGCGCCGAGCAGGTCGCCGGACTCGTCGAGGAATAGCGCGTAGGAGCGGGCCAGGCCGTCGAGGTCCCAGGCCCGCGCGATGAGCTGCTGGGAGTCGCCGTCGTGCACCGAGGTGAAGCGGTCCGCCCGGGCCCCCGCGTCGGACAGGGCGTGATCGAGCTCGGGTGCCGGTCTCGGCGACACCCACGTCTGCGGCCCGATCGAGCCGTAGCCGAGGAAGCTCAGCTGGGCCTGGAGCCGCTCGCGGTCGGCCCGGCCCGCGGGCGGGTGGACGACCAGCAGGTGCCACTGGCCGTCCCACTGGGCGCGGCGCGTCCGGTAGATGCGCTCGCCCGCCTCGTCGAGGCGGCGGACGGCCCGAGGGGTGAGGGCGTAGCCAGGGCCGCTGTCGAGCCGGACCGCCGTCAGCCAGCCCTGCCGGACCATCCGACTGATGGCGGTACGGACCGCCGGTGCGTGGATGCCGAGCGGTGCGAGAAGCCGCACGAGGGCGGCCACCGGCGCCTGCCCGCCGCGGGTGCGCAGGTGGTCGCCGTAGAGGTCGAACAGCGCGGAACGCGCGTCCACAGCCCTCTCCTCCCAGCCGTCTGGGGGCAGGATGGCACGCCGCGAGGGGGCTCCGCAGGAGGCACCCGGACGGACCGGTCACGCAGCCGACCGCGACGTGCGCGAGAATGGACCAAGACGACGCGCACGGTCGATTCGCCGACCGTGCCAGATACCAGGAGGTTGGTCCATGGCGGCCATGAAGCCGCGGACGGGTGACGGTCCGCTCGAGGTCACCAAGGAGGGTCGCGGCATCGTCATGCGCGTGCCCCTCGAGGGCGGTGGACGACTCGTCGTGGAGCTCAACGCCGAGGAGGCGACCAACCTCGGCGACGCGCTGAAGGCAGTCGTCAGCTAGGTCCCACCCGCACGTCTCACCCCCGGCCGGTCTGCCGGCGCTCCGGCGTCGGCGCACCGGCCGGGATCGTCTCGAGGAGAACCCCGTGGCAGCGCCCCGCTCGACCTCCCTGCCCGTGCTGTCGCTCGCCGCGACGCCGGGGGAGACCGCCGTCCTCGTGCTGCCGACCCGCGCCGGGGACGAGAGCGTCGCCGTGCTCGGTGACAGCGGTCTCGCCGACGCGGCCGGGCTGCTCGCCCGCGAGAAGGCCAAGGGCGACGCCGGCGAGATCGTCTCGTCCCCCGTCCTCGGTGACGCTCCGCTCGAGCGGCTGCTGCTCGTGGGTGTCGGCGACGGCGCCCCTTCCGCGCTGCGCAAGGCCGGCGCGGCCGTGGCCCGGCGCTCGCGCGGCGCGGCCTCGCTCACCGTCGACCTGCGTGGCCTGACCGGGCTGACCGACGCGGGTCTGCGGGCGCTCGCCGAGGGTGCGCTGCTCGCGGCGTACTCCTTCACCCGCAAGGCCAAGGCCGAGCCGCGCGTCCTGTCGCGCATCACCCTCGTGGTCGCGCGGCCCGAGGCGCTCCAGCCCGCGGCCGACCGCGCCGTCACGACCGCCACCGCCACGGCTGCCGCCCGCGACCTCGTCAACGAGCCGTCGCTGTCGAAGACCCCGGACTGGCTCGCGGTTCAGGCGAAGAGGCTGCTCAAGGGCCTCACCGTGACGGTGCGCGACGAGAAGGCGCTCGCCGCCGAGGGCTTCGGCGGGGTCCTCGCCGTCGGGCAGGGCTCCAGCCGACCGCCGAGGGTGATCGAGGCGAGCTACGACGGGGGCAGCGGCCCGCACGTCGTCCTCGTCGGCAAGGGCATCACCTTCGACACCGGCGGGCTGTCGCTCAAGCCCAACGACGGCATGCTCGCGATGAAGACCGACATGGGCGGCGGCGCCGCGGTCCTCGGCGCGCTGCGGGCCGTCGCGGACCTGGGGCTGCCGCTGCGCGTCACCGTGCTCGTCGCGGCTGCGGAGAACATGCCGAGCGGCACCGCCCAGCGACCCGGCGATGTCATCACCCACTTCGGCGGGCGCACCGTCGAGGTGCTCAACACCGACGCCGAGGGCCGGCTCGTGCTGGCCGACGCCATCGCCTACGCCGACAGCGTGCTGGACGCCGACGTCATCGTCGACGTGGCGACCCTGACCGGCGCGATGCCGGTCGCGCTCGGCCGTCGCCACGCCGGGCTGTTCGCCTCTGACGACCGGCTCGCCGCGCAGCTCGAGGCGGCCAGTGCCGCGTCGGGGGAGCGGCTGTGGCGGATGCCGCTCACCGAGGACTACCTCGTCGCGCTCGACTCCCCGATCGCCGACCTGCGCAACATCGGTGACCCGCGGACCAAGCTGCAGGGCGGCTCGATCACCGCCGCGCTGTTCCTGCGGGAGTTCACCGGTGGCCGGCCCTGGGCCCACCTCGACATCGCCGGACCGGGCAGGTCCGACGGCGAGGAGGACGAGCTGACCAAGGGCGGCACGGGCTACGGCGTACGCCTGCTCGTGCACTGGCTCGAGGCGCTCGCCACCCCCGCCCGGACCGGTCGGAAGCGCAGCGCGTGACGGCGGTCGGGCTGACAGTGCGCTGGTCGCTCGCCGGAGCGGCCGGCGGCGTGGAGCAGGCCCTGCGCGACTACGTCCGCGACGAGTCGGTGGCCCGCTTCACCGGCATGGCAGGACTGGTCGAGAAGCGCTGGCAGGTCGTGCCCGGCGAGTCCTTCGCGGGCGTCTACGTCTGGGCGAGTAAAGCGGACCGCGCGGCGTTCCTGGAGCGCTTCCACAGCGCCCCCTCGAAGGTCACCGACCTCGTCGGAGCCGGTCCGGAGAGCATCACCGAGTGGGACCTCGTCGGTGCCGCCACCGGCGCCGAGGGCCCGCTGGTCTGAGGTCGGCGCTCAGGCGGGCTGCAGGACCGCGGCGAGCAAGCCGGTGCCGACCGGCAGCAGCGCCGGCACCAGCCGCGGGTCCTCGCGGACCGCGCGGCACAGCTCGCGCGCAGCGACCGTGTCGGCGTCGCGGGCCGAGGGCGAGGCCACCCGGCCGCCGGCGAGCGCGCCCGCGAAGACGACCATCCCGCCCGGTCGGAGCAGCGGCAGCGCCGCCGCGAGGTAGTCGGTCGTCTCCGAGCGCGAGGCGTCGCAGAAGACCAGGTCGTAGGCGCCCTCGGACAGTCGGGGCAGGACCTCCAGCGCCCGACCGGAGATGAGCCGCACCCGCCCGCTCGCGGTGCCCGCCTCGGTGAGGCTCAGCTTGGCCAGCCGCTGGTGCTCGCCGTCGCTGTCGACGCTGGTGAGCACGCCGTCGGGGCGCATCCCGCGCAGCAGCCACAGGGTGGACACCCCCGCGCCGGTGCCGAGCTCGACGACCGACCGGGCACCGACCGTCGCGGCGAGCATCCGCAGCGCGGCCCCCGTCGGGGCGTCGACCGAGGCGACACCGACCTCGGCCGCGCGCTGGCGGGCCGCGAGCAGCGGGGCGTCCTCGGGCTGCTGCTCGGTGATCCAGGCGGCGAGGGACGGGTCCTGCGACCCCGCAGATGCGGCGCCGGTGGGCTCGCCGAGGGGCTGCTGGGTGTCGATGGCGACCTCCTGCTGGCAGCGGGGAGCGGGGACGAGCGCGGGCCGACCCACCCTAGCGGCGCCCCGGGCGGGAACGGCGCACTTGCGGGGCGCGTTGACGACAGTGACGGACGGCTCACCGAGATCGTCCCGCCGCTTCACAGTCCGCTCACACCCGCACGGCGAACATGGAGGGAGGGCACGGTGCTCGCTACGGCACTGGACACCGCGCCCGCGCAGTCCCCCCTGATCCCGACCGTGACCCCGGACGAGGAGCGCACCGTGCACGACGCCGCCGACCACACCATCGATCCCCCCGTCGAGCCCGCACCCGGCTGGGCACCGCCCACCTGGGACGAGGTCGTGCGCCTGCACAGCGCCCGCGTCTACCGCCTGGCCTACCGGCTGACCGGCAACCGTCACGACGCCGAGGACCTCACCCAGGAGGTCTTCGTCCGGGTCTTCAGGTCGCTGTCGAGTTACACCCCGGGCACCTTCGAGGGCTGGCTGCACCGCATCACGACCAACCTCTTCCTCGACCAGGTGCGCCGCAAGGCACGCATCCGCTTCGACGCCCTGCCCGACGACGCTGAGCGGCTGGCCAGCTCCGACCCGAGCCCCGCCGAGCGCTACGACGACAGGCTCTTCGACCACGACGTGCAGTCGGCGCTGGACGCCCTGCCGCCGGACTTCCGGGCCGCGGTCGTGCTCTGCGACCTCGAGGGCCTCACCTACGAGGAGATCGCGGCCACCCTCGGCATCAAGATCGGCACCGTCCGCAGCCGCATCCACCGCGGCCGCACCCAGCTGCGCGAGGCCCTCGCGCACCGGGCTCCCGTCGTACCCTCCCCGTCGGTCGTGAGTGCCCCGTGACGCAGGCCTGCTCCGCGCTCGGCGACGTCCTCGCCGCGCTCGTCGACGGCGAGCTCGACCACGACGGTCGTGAGCGCGCGCAGTCCCACCTGCTGCGCTGCGCCGCCTGCCGGGCCGAGGCCGACGCCCAGCGTCGCCACAAGGCCCTGCTGTCGGGTTTCGCCGGCCCCGCGCCCGCCCCCGACCTCTCAGCCCGGCTGCTCGCGATCCCCGCGCCCGGCACCCATCTGCGCCCTACGGCCCAGCTCGCGACGGGCCGGCCGGTCGGCGTGACAGCACGCCCCACCGGCACACCCCGGCCGGCAGCGGCGCCCCGCGGGACCGCGCCCGCCGGCCTGCGCGGACTCGTGCGCCGGCACCGTCGCAGGGCCGCGGTGAGCTCCTCGCTGGCCGTCCTCGGAGTCGGTGTGCTGCTCGCCCTCGGCGGCCCGCAGAGCGGTGCCGTCGTGCCCGTGGACCCCGCCGGTGACGGCTTCGTCGTCGACTACGTCAACCGCACCGTCGAGGTGCCCGTCACGGTCCAGCCTGCAGGGCACGTCACGGCCGACCTGGTCCCGTGAGTCGGGGCGGCCTGCTGCTCGTCGGTGCCGGGGCCGTGCTGCTCGGCCTGCCCGCACTCCCGGCCGCCGCCCGCCCGCTGCCCGACCCGGCGAGCGAGACCAGCCCGGGCCTGCAGGCGGAGGCGGATGCGCTGGCGCTGCTGGGTGCAGCCGTGACAGCTGGCCGCGCCCGCACCTACAGCGGCACGCAGTACGTCGCGAGCTACCGCCACGGCCGCGCCTCGTCGGGGACGGTGCGCCTGCGTCACGTGCCCGGCCTCGGCACCGACGTGGCCGTCACCCCGACCGCCGACGGCGCCGACGTCGAGCAGGTCACCCGCAGCGTCCGCACCGACCTGCTCGACGAGCGCCTCGTCGGCCTGCTCGCAGAGCACTACGCCCTGGCGATCACCGGGCAGGACGGCTGCGCGGGCCGTACCGCCCACGTCGTCGAGGCCCGTCGCGACGACGACCCGACCGCCGTCGCCGGCCGCTTCTGGGTCGACGGCGACAGCGGCTTGGTCCTGCGCCGAGAGGTGTACGACGCTGCCGGCCGCACCACGCGCAGCAGCGCCTTCACCGACCTGCGAGTGACGGGCTCTCCCGTCGACGTCCGCACGGTGCAGGCGACTCCGGGCGAGCAGCTGTCGGTGGACGATCTCGACGACGGCTGGCCGCGCGCCCTGCCGGGTGCCTTCGCCCTCGTCGACGCCCGCACCCGTGACGGGGGTGGCGGTGACGATGGGGGCGGCGGTGGCGACCACCGCGTGATGCACCTGTCCTACAGCGACGGGCTGTCCACGACCTCGGTCTTCGCCCAGCCGGGCAGCCTCGACGGCCCGCCCGGCGTGGGTTTCCGCGAGGAACTGGTCGACGGGGCGACGGTGTGGGTGCGCGACACCGCCCCCGAGCGGGTCGTCTGGTCCGCGGCCGGGAAGACCTTCACGCTGCTGTCCGACGCGCCCGCCGAGGCCGTGCGCGCCGCCGTCACCGCGCTGCCCCACGAGCAGCCGCGCGACGGCGTGCTCGACCGCGTCGGTCGGGGCGCGAGCCGGGTCGCCGGCTGGATCAACCCCTTCGGTTGACACCCCTCCATCACTGCTGTTCCGACCTCGCTCATGCGTGAGGGCCGACCATCGACGTGGAGGCGACGAGGTCGAGGAAGGTCGCCCCTCAGCCTCTCCAGCGTCCAGGGACGTCAGGAGAGCACGTAATCATTGGTCGACCGACACGTGCACCCACGCGAAGGAGGAGTGGGGATGCGTCTACGGCAGGTGGAGGCCTTCTTGGCCGTTGTCAACGGGTTGCACTACGGCAAGGCGGCTCGACAGCTCTACGTATCGACCTCCACAGTGAGCCGGCTGGTCAACCAGCTCGAGAGGGAGCTGGGCGCGCCGCTGCTGGACCGCACTCGCGGTGAGGTGCGTCTGACGCCGCTGGGTCAGGAGCTCATCGAGCCTGCAGGGCGCGTGCTTGCCGCAGTGGCCGCCTTCGACAGCGCTGCGTGCGCCGCGGTGGCAGCGTCCGCACCTCGGTGCGAGTGAGACCGGTTGGCTATCACGACGCACCTGGCCCCGACGACGGGAAAGCCGTCGACGCACAGGGAGCCGCGACGGCGGTCTGTGCTCTCGTCCTCCGCGCGCACCAGTACCCCTTCGCCTGTGGGCAGCGACGCCCCCAACGAGGGAGTCCTGGGTGGGTGCGCAGCCTTCAGAGCCCACTGTGCGGTTGCGGTCGCACCAGCGGTGGGGGACGGGGACCCGGGAGGGCTGTCCGGTAGGAGAAGTGAGCCGGCGGGTGCCCTTGTCATCTCGGGTGCAGTCACGGCAGCGGGTGCCGGGGGGGGCGACACTGATCGACGGAAGCGCTACCGAGATGCTCGCTGCGAGCGCTAGTGGTCCAGCGGCCATGACCACCGTCGTAGGTCGGAGTCTCCGGAGGGAGCCCCACGCCCAGGCCGCCATGGCCGCCAGGAGGGCCAGCAGGCGCTGGCGGGCACGATGCCGCCGCACCGAGAGGCGGACGGATGTTGTTCGGTCATGGGAGGGGCGGCTTTGATCGATGCCCTCGACTATCGCCCTCTGGTCAGGGAACGTCAGTGTCTTCAAGGCTGCCAAGGTCCGCTCCAGCTCCAGTCGAGCCGCGACCTGTCCTTCGACGTCGTCTGCCGCCGGCACGTCGGGCGTCAGATCGGCCGGCGCTCGACGCGCGCCCGCGCGCACCGCGTCCGTGGCGACGTTGCGGGCCACGGTGATGCACCAAGGAAGGAGATCGTCCGCGCCGTCGTAGTCGGGGCTGTGCACGAGTACTCGGAGGGCGACCTCCTGCACGACGTCGTCGACGTCGACGGCGGGCACCCTGCGTGCGAGCAGGTACCTCCGAAGGCGGGGCTCCACTGTGCGCCAGACATCGTCGAGGGCGCGCGCTGTAAGCGCTGTCGAGGGCCCGCGTGTACCGGTCATGAACCCATCTCTCCAGTCTCGTGCTGGCGCCGTGTCCGTGTTCGCTGTGGTCCTCTTCGCAGGCTTGACCGGGCCAGCGTCGGCGGACGCGATCCCGCCCATCGTCCTTCCCGCTTGTGTGGTCATAGAAGTCGATCTTCCCACGGTCGGCTACCACCCCTCGATCGCGGCGTGTCGCCCGTGAGGCCGCCACGTCGCGTGAGCCTTCTACGTCGCCGAGCGTCATCCTGCGGCTGTGCCGTGACGCCTGTTGCGGAATGTGCAACAACAGGCCCGTAATCGCCTGTGTGCGCCGCCGTGTACGACGGTCCGGAGATCCCCGGGTGGACCCAGAAGGAGATCACATGCGTCGCGCACTCACCATCCTCGCCATCACGGGCATCGCGGCCGGGACGTTCATGTCCAACCCCGCTAGTGCCCAGACCCTGCTGACGTTCAAGAACCCGACCACGGGGTGCACGCACTCGTACTACGGCCCGGACGTCACGATCAACACCCTTCCGCGCCCCGGCGTCACGCAGAAGGGCGGATTCGGCGCGTCGGTCGACTGCCCGTAGTCGACACCGAACGTGGACCGGAGGCCCCATCGGCCTCCGGTCCACGGACCCGTCAGCGGCCATCCCCCTGACGTGACTTCCACAAGCGCAGGAGAACGATGATGACAACCCGTCCCGCTGCTCGTCTCGCCGTCGTCTGTGCGGGTCCCCTCGCCGCACTCTGCCTCGGCTGCACAGCGGCCGCTGCGGACCCCCTGCCCTGTCGGCCCGAGGTCACGGGTTATGGACCGACGATCACCATCGACGTGGACTACAGCGATCCGACGAAGTCGACGGTCGACTACGACAGCAGCGCAACGTCGATCATGATCGACCCGTGCGCGTGATCGCCGGCCTTCCCGGGTGGTTGGTCGCCCGAACGACGCCGTTCTCGCAGGCGGCGATCGAAGATCGTGATGAACCCGGCGCGTAGCTTCGCGCCACGTCGCCGCACTGTGGTCTGGATCCTGCTCGCGACGATCTGGGCGGCGGGGTGCGGTGGTGGCGCCCAGGAGGCCGCGCTCGACCAGAGCCGTGTCAGCGAGACACCTGGCCGCGCGCTGCCGAAGGTCCAGGATGAGGTGGGCACGACGACGGCGGTCCCGTCTGCGTCTGCTCGGCGCGCCCCTGTCCTGGGGCCTGCCTCACCCCGTGCCGATCCCTCCTCGGTGCCTAGCCGTGGCGACTCGAGCTCGGCGACGACGACGCGTCCCGTTGATGTGGAGGGCGCGCTACTCGTGCGTCAGGACCTGGGAAAGGAGTGGGACGATCTCGACGGTCGATCCGCCGAGGACACCCAAGCCAGCTACGAGTACTGCTTCGGTCCCTTCCAGTCTCAAGGACTCGTGACAGGCCGCGCGGCCACCGAGCTCATCCGTCGGACGGATGGGCTGCGTGTGCAGCAGGACTCCTTGGCGTACCGGGGCGACGGCGCAGCCAGCGCCCTTGACGAGTTCCGCCGAGCACTGCGCGAGTGCCGCAGCTACACGTCAGCGAGCGACCCGACCCTGGTCATCGACATGCGGCACGATGAGTGGGCCAGCACGACGGCTGCCGTGTCAGGTTCGGTTCGGTTTCGACGTGGTGAGCTGGACGTGCACAGTCTGCTCGCCATCCTGGAAGGTCCCGGTCACCTCGTGGTTCTCTCGGTTGTCGATACCGATCTACCGCGACTCCGACGCGAGGCGCCGCCTGTGTTGCGCGCCGCCGTTGCACGTTTCGCAACGGCCCGCACCCCATGAGTGCCGTGAGCGTTGTCCACGGCATGAGGACGTGGCGGACCTGGCTCGCGCTGTGCGCCTGCCTCCTGGCAGTGGACGTCGTCGTCGCCTCGTCGTCCACGGCGAGGTCCCCCCTACCTGCTCGGTCGGCGGCCGTCAT is part of the Mycobacteriales bacterium genome and encodes:
- a CDS encoding LysR family transcriptional regulator, with product MRLRQVEAFLAVVNGLHYGKAARQLYVSTSTVSRLVNQLERELGAPLLDRTRGEVRLTPLGQELIEPAGRVLAAVAAFDSAACAAVAASAPRCE
- the sigE gene encoding RNA polymerase sigma factor SigE, with the protein product MDPPVEPAPGWAPPTWDEVVRLHSARVYRLAYRLTGNRHDAEDLTQEVFVRVFRSLSSYTPGTFEGWLHRITTNLFLDQVRRKARIRFDALPDDAERLASSDPSPAERYDDRLFDHDVQSALDALPPDFRAAVVLCDLEGLTYEEIAATLGIKIGTVRSRIHRGRTQLREALAHRAPVVPSPSVVSAP
- a CDS encoding DUF3117 domain-containing protein, with the translated sequence MAAMKPRTGDGPLEVTKEGRGIVMRVPLEGGGRLVVELNAEEATNLGDALKAVVS
- a CDS encoding enoyl-CoA hydratase-related protein, translated to MSDTLQLELDGAVATVTLNRPEGMNALTVELKVALREALQSVATDERVRAVVLTGTGRAFCVGQDLKEHVGLLQSGDPAPLSTVAEHYNPVVTLLASMPKPVVAAINGTAAGAGLGLAAACDFRIGATGSRYTTAFTGVALTADSGLSWTLPRLVGSGRATALLMLAEPFTSEQALEMGLLNAVVPAEQVLPAATELAQRLAAGPTAAYAAVKESVAFGSDSSLVAALAKEDELQTRAGATADHRIAVEAFLAKQPPVFTGR
- a CDS encoding zf-HC2 domain-containing protein; translation: MTQACSALGDVLAALVDGELDHDGRERAQSHLLRCAACRAEADAQRRHKALLSGFAGPAPAPDLSARLLAIPAPGTHLRPTAQLATGRPVGVTARPTGTPRPAAAPRGTAPAGLRGLVRRHRRRAAVSSSLAVLGVGVLLALGGPQSGAVVPVDPAGDGFVVDYVNRTVEVPVTVQPAGHVTADLVP
- a CDS encoding leucyl aminopeptidase, producing the protein MAAPRSTSLPVLSLAATPGETAVLVLPTRAGDESVAVLGDSGLADAAGLLAREKAKGDAGEIVSSPVLGDAPLERLLLVGVGDGAPSALRKAGAAVARRSRGAASLTVDLRGLTGLTDAGLRALAEGALLAAYSFTRKAKAEPRVLSRITLVVARPEALQPAADRAVTTATATAAARDLVNEPSLSKTPDWLAVQAKRLLKGLTVTVRDEKALAAEGFGGVLAVGQGSSRPPRVIEASYDGGSGPHVVLVGKGITFDTGGLSLKPNDGMLAMKTDMGGGAAVLGALRAVADLGLPLRVTVLVAAAENMPSGTAQRPGDVITHFGGRTVEVLNTDAEGRLVLADAIAYADSVLDADVIVDVATLTGAMPVALGRRHAGLFASDDRLAAQLEAASAASGERLWRMPLTEDYLVALDSPIADLRNIGDPRTKLQGGSITAALFLREFTGGRPWAHLDIAGPGRSDGEEDELTKGGTGYGVRLLVHWLEALATPARTGRKRSA
- a CDS encoding O-methyltransferase; the encoded protein is MKRRDDLGEPSVTVVNAPRKCAVPARGAARVGRPALVPAPRCQQEVAIDTQQPLGEPTGAASAGSQDPSLAAWITEQQPEDAPLLAARQRAAEVGVASVDAPTGAALRMLAATVGARSVVELGTGAGVSTLWLLRGMRPDGVLTSVDSDGEHQRLAKLSLTEAGTASGRVRLISGRALEVLPRLSEGAYDLVFCDASRSETTDYLAAALPLLRPGGMVVFAGALAGGRVASPSARDADTVAARELCRAVREDPRLVPALLPVGTGLLAAVLQPA
- a CDS encoding PaaX family transcriptional regulator C-terminal domain-containing protein; amino-acid sequence: MDARSALFDLYGDHLRTRGGQAPVAALVRLLAPLGIHAPAVRTAISRMVRQGWLTAVRLDSGPGYALTPRAVRRLDEAGERIYRTRRAQWDGQWHLLVVHPPAGRADRERLQAQLSFLGYGSIGPQTWVSPRPAPELDHALSDAGARADRFTSVHDGDSQQLIARAWDLDGLARSYALFLDESGDLLGADPESLVAHPEEAFAARSRLVHAWRKFLFVDPGLPAALLPADWPGAKAAAWFDEQSARLLPAARTFLDACLDPEE
- a CDS encoding sigma-E factor regulatory protein RseB domain-containing protein; the encoded protein is MSRGGLLLVGAGAVLLGLPALPAAARPLPDPASETSPGLQAEADALALLGAAVTAGRARTYSGTQYVASYRHGRASSGTVRLRHVPGLGTDVAVTPTADGADVEQVTRSVRTDLLDERLVGLLAEHYALAITGQDGCAGRTAHVVEARRDDDPTAVAGRFWVDGDSGLVLRREVYDAAGRTTRSSAFTDLRVTGSPVDVRTVQATPGEQLSVDDLDDGWPRALPGAFALVDARTRDGGGGDDGGGGGDHRVMHLSYSDGLSTTSVFAQPGSLDGPPGVGFREELVDGATVWVRDTAPERVVWSAAGKTFTLLSDAPAEAVRAAVTALPHEQPRDGVLDRVGRGASRVAGWINPFG